The following nucleotide sequence is from bacterium.
CTGGTGGACCGGGTGATCCCCATGCTCCCGGAACGGCTCTCCAATAAACTGTGCAGCCTCACGCCCGGGGACGATAAACTCTGCTTCTCCGTGCTCATGCAGGTCACCCGCCAAGGCGAAGTAGTCTCCCACTCCTTTGCACGCAGCGTGATCCGCAGCCGCAAACGCTTTTCCTATGAAGAAGCACAGCAGGTTCTCGATGGCCAGCTGAGCAGCCCGTTCAGCGACGTTCTGCGCGACATGTGGACGCTGTCGAAAAGTCTGATCGCTGCGAGAAAAAAACGGGGGGCGGTCGACTTTGACAGCCTGGAGATCAAGGTCGTTTTGGACGAACAGGGCAAACCGATCAAATTGCACAAGCGGGAGCGGCTGGACACCCACCGACTCATCGAAGAGTTCATGCTGCTGGCCAATGTCACCGTGGCCCGTTTTGTCGGACAGGAATTGGCGGAAAAACTCGATCAGCAACTGCCCTTTGTCTACCGGGTGCACGACAAACCCACCCGTACCGATGTGGAGGAACTGATGACCCTGGCGCAGGTGTTCGGCGTTGAGGTACAGCCTGCGAAACGGGTAACGCCTCACTATTTCCAACGCCTGTCCGAACAGTTCCAGACGCATCCAGCGGCCACGGTTCTACAGAACGCCCTCCTTCGCACCATGACCAAAGCCAAATACACCACCGCCAATGTCGGCCATTTCGGACTGGCCTATTCTCATTACACCCACTTTACCTCGCCCATTCGGCGCTATCCGGATCTGATGGTGCACCGGCTGCTGCACCTCTATCAGACGAAACCGGAGCAGCCGGTTCATCGATCCGATCTGGAACGGCAATGCCAGCTGGCCAGCGAAAACGAGATCCGCGCCCAGGAAGCAGAACGCGCCTCCATCAAAATGAAACAACTGGAATTTCTTGAAGCGCACATCGGTGAAGAGTTCTCCGGATTCATCTCCCGCATCGTGAGCTTTGGCCTGTTCGTCACCCTGCCGGATTTTTTAATCGACGGGCTGGTCCATATCTCGGACTTGAAGGACGATTATTACATTCATGAACCGAAAAAAGCCCAACTGACCGGCGAGCGCAGGGGAACCATTTACCGGCTCGGCGATCCGGTGCGCATTGTCATCAGCCGGATCAACCGGAATGAACGCCTGCTCGATTTCGCCCTCATCGGCAAACTCGGGTCAGCGAAGAAAAATCGGAGAAAGAAAAAATGAAAACCCTTCTGCTGAATAGAAAAGAGCTCTGCCGCAGCACCTGGGAGTTTACCCTGGCCAAACCGGCCGATACCCTTCACCAGGCAGGACAACATATTACAGTCAAACTGCCCCGTCTGCTCCATGAGGATCCCAAAGGCCCTCAGCGCACCTTCACCCTCGCGTCAGCACCGCATGAGAACGACTGGCTGATCGCCACCCGCATGACCGGAAGTGGATTTAAAAAAACGTTCCTCGACCTTCCGCTAAACACGGAATTGGAGGTCAACGGCCCTATGGGCGCCCTGGTCCGTGATGAACGGTTCCCTGCGCTGGTTTTTCTAGCCGGCGGCATCGGCATCACTCCGTTTCGCAGCATGGTGCAGGATCTTCATCACAAAGGCCTCGGCGTCGATGTGCATCTCTTTTACTCCAACCGCAGTATCGACTCCGCCGCTTATCACCACCTTTTCGCCGAGCTCGCAGAGCAAACCTTTTTCACCTATATTCCAACCCTCAACGACGAACCGGATGCGGCATGGCGTGGTGAACGCCGTATCCTGGGAATAGAGTTAATCCAGTCCCACCTCACGAATCTGAATGCTTTTGCCTTCTATCTGTGCGGACCGCCGGGACTGGTTACAGACCTGACCAACCAGCTGCATACAGGGGGCGTGAACAAAGAAAGAATCTTCTCCGAGTTTTTTTGGGGATACCCGTGATGGCCAGACCGCGACCCGGCAGCCGATGAATAGCACTGCGTAAACAATCCATCGGCCGGCTCGATCTGCTTGACAGGTGTCACTTTTTCCGGACACTTTTGCCTGCCCCGGCGTCGACAGACGACAACGCCTGTTAACGCAAATTTTATCTACATTAAAAATAAATTATTACAAATCACCCCACTCCACATCCCTCAAGCTTTCCTCGCATCACTGGTATACTTTTTGTTGGTTCTCCACTGCGCCAAGGAGGGAGTTATTCAAGCATGAAACAATTTGTACTCTGGGTTCTGCTCGTCTGCATCAGAGCCAGTTCCGCCCAAATTTTGACCGATACCAACGTGCGCGAGTTGACCGACTTTGCCGGCCGCTCCGGCCTTAGAGCAGTGCAGGATCGCCGCTTGGCCGAAACTTATCTCCAACTCAAGGGATGGGAGACAGCGGGCACACTGGCGGAGGGGTGTATTTTTCAAGTTCAGCGTATCTGGCAGAACACACCGGTGTACTATGTGGATATGAACCAACAGGCTGCGCAGACAGTGGGCACGCAAAAGCTATGGCCGGACGGCAGCAGCGGTGAGTCGTTGGATGGCAGCGGCATCCTCATCGGACTGTGGGACGGCAGCGGCATTTTGCTTCAGCATCAGGAGTATGTAGGCAGAGCGTGGCAAAAGGACACGCCGACGCTGATCGGTCTGCATGGAACCCATATCGCCGGCACGCTGATCGCTCAGGGGAGAAACCTCAGCGCCAAAGGCATGGCGCCCAATGCCGAGCTGGATGCCTATGATTGGAATAACGATATTTCAGAGATGGCCCTGGCTGCCGCCTCGGGCATGCTGCTGTCAACCTCTTGCTATGGTTATCTGGCAGGCTGGGTGCCTAATTACAGAGGCGATGGAAAATGGGCCTGGCTCGGGACGCCAGAGGTCAGCGTGGAGGAGGATTTTCTTTTCGGATTTTATGATGAAAGCTGCCGACAACGCGACCACATCGCCTACAACGCTCCCTACTTTTTAATGGTGATCGCTGCAGGCAATGACCGCGACGACGAGGGACCGATGATCGGCGAGGCCTACTGGACGCGCGGCGCCTTCGGCTGGACGCTGGACACCATCTACCGCAAACCAGACGGCGATTACGACTGCATCACCGGCCCCGCACTGTGTAAAAACGGTCTGACCATCGGCGCTGTGCGGGATCTGCCGCAGGGCTATGAACAACCCAGCAGCGTGCTGATGTCGGAATTCAGCGCCTGGGGTCCTACAGACGACGGACGCATCAAGCCGGATCTGGTAGGCAACGGCATCGAATTGTTTTCCACGTCCAACGCCAGCCCCACTCACTATGCTGTGCTCAGCGGCACTTCAATGGCTGCACCGTCTGTCGCCGGATCGCTCGCCCTGTTGCAGCAGCTCCATCAAAAGCTCACCGGCCGCTATCTGCGTTCAGCCACCTTAAAGGCAATTGCCATTCATACCGCGGACGAGTGCGGGCCTGACCCTGGACCGGATTACCGCTTTGGCTGGGGCTTGCTCAACAGCTATGAGGCCAGCCGTCTGATCTTACAAGATCAGACATGGCCGAACTCGATTATTGAAGAGACGCTGCTCCAGGACAAACCATTGCGGATACAGCTGCATTCAGACGGCCTATCGCCGCTGAAATGCACCTTGGCATGGACCGATCCAGCCGGCACTCCCTGTCTCAGATCCCTGAATTGTCTTTCCGCCATGCTGGTCAATGATCTCGATCTCCGCCTGGTGCGGCAACGGGATGCACGGGTGTTTTATCCCTGGGCTCTGAATCCGAATTTACCGGCCGCTGCTGCGGTTCAGCAGGACAATCATCGCGACAATGTTGAACAGATATGCATCCAACAGCCCGAAGCCGGGCTGTACACCCTGTCCATCTCCCACAAGCGCACGCTGCAAAATGAAGGACAGCCGTTTTCGTTGTGCTGCACAGGCGCGGTTCCAGCCGAGAGGCCGGCAGTTCTCAAAGTGCGGCTGTTTCTACAAGGCGCGTTTGACTCTGACACCGGGCGAATGGCTTGCCGCCTGCAGGAGAGCAACGCCCTGGATCTTGTCAGCCCCTATTCATCAGACTCGCTCCGTCTCAATCATCTGCCGGGCCAATCTGTGGACTGGGTGCTGCTGCAGCTCACCGCCGCTGCAGACACCCTTGCCGTGTTGAACCGAAGCGCCCTGCTGCGGCCGGATGGTCTGTTGATCAATCCCTGGTCCGGCGAGAGTGCATGGGAACTGCCGATTCCGCCGGGCAGCTATCGCCTGTTGCTTCGCCATCGCAATCATCTGTTGGTGCAAAGCGCCGCTCCGCTTATTTTGACTGCCGGGGATACGACCTTTTTCGACGCCTCAGCCGGCCACACTCTTGCCGGCGAAAACAGTACGGTGGAACTGGCGCCCGGGCTCTTTGGCCTGTGGGCCGGCGATCTGGATCAGAACGGCCGAA
It contains:
- the rnr gene encoding ribonuclease R, whose amino-acid sequence is MKSPKKKYTPATGDWPAYVLSLFQDHPRLTFKVQDIERTLQVGKKDRVALHKQLRDLVRSGEIIKLRQNQYALAAPAAEVTGELRVNSQGYGFVRLEDEQEIFISPKNMGHALHKDTVRVRLLAGKMGEHPEGRVLQVVERGRTKIVGTFHRARRYAYVVPDDIKIQKDILLSPADTAELVEGQKLVVTIEAWEHDQLNPLGKVVEILGHPEDPGVDVASIVHGFDLETTFSAEVTQAAEELTEALPAEEIARRVDLRNTVTFTIDPADAKDFDDAVSLEAMENGHWLLGVHIADVSYFVAQGSLIDREAQQRGTSIYLVDRVIPMLPERLSNKLCSLTPGDDKLCFSVLMQVTRQGEVVSHSFARSVIRSRKRFSYEEAQQVLDGQLSSPFSDVLRDMWTLSKSLIAARKKRGAVDFDSLEIKVVLDEQGKPIKLHKRERLDTHRLIEEFMLLANVTVARFVGQELAEKLDQQLPFVYRVHDKPTRTDVEELMTLAQVFGVEVQPAKRVTPHYFQRLSEQFQTHPAATVLQNALLRTMTKAKYTTANVGHFGLAYSHYTHFTSPIRRYPDLMVHRLLHLYQTKPEQPVHRSDLERQCQLASENEIRAQEAERASIKMKQLEFLEAHIGEEFSGFISRIVSFGLFVTLPDFLIDGLVHISDLKDDYYIHEPKKAQLTGERRGTIYRLGDPVRIVISRINRNERLLDFALIGKLGSAKKNRRKKK
- a CDS encoding S8 family serine peptidase, with the translated sequence MKQFVLWVLLVCIRASSAQILTDTNVRELTDFAGRSGLRAVQDRRLAETYLQLKGWETAGTLAEGCIFQVQRIWQNTPVYYVDMNQQAAQTVGTQKLWPDGSSGESLDGSGILIGLWDGSGILLQHQEYVGRAWQKDTPTLIGLHGTHIAGTLIAQGRNLSAKGMAPNAELDAYDWNNDISEMALAAASGMLLSTSCYGYLAGWVPNYRGDGKWAWLGTPEVSVEEDFLFGFYDESCRQRDHIAYNAPYFLMVIAAGNDRDDEGPMIGEAYWTRGAFGWTLDTIYRKPDGDYDCITGPALCKNGLTIGAVRDLPQGYEQPSSVLMSEFSAWGPTDDGRIKPDLVGNGIELFSTSNASPTHYAVLSGTSMAAPSVAGSLALLQQLHQKLTGRYLRSATLKAIAIHTADECGPDPGPDYRFGWGLLNSYEASRLILQDQTWPNSIIEETLLQDKPLRIQLHSDGLSPLKCTLAWTDPAGTPCLRSLNCLSAMLVNDLDLRLVRQRDARVFYPWALNPNLPAAAAVQQDNHRDNVEQICIQQPEAGLYTLSISHKRTLQNEGQPFSLCCTGAVPAERPAVLKVRLFLQGAFDSDTGRMACRLQESNALDLVSPYSSDSLRLNHLPGQSVDWVLLQLTAAADTLAVLNRSALLRPDGLLINPWSGESAWELPIPPGSYRLLLRHRNHLLVQSAAPLILTAGDTTFFDASAGHTLAGENSTVELAPGLFGLWAGDLDQNGRIDQDDYEIWFHAALEAKEGYCAADANLDGLVTTLDLTLLYNTHQCLHVAPF
- a CDS encoding FAD-dependent oxidoreductase; this translates as MKTLLLNRKELCRSTWEFTLAKPADTLHQAGQHITVKLPRLLHEDPKGPQRTFTLASAPHENDWLIATRMTGSGFKKTFLDLPLNTELEVNGPMGALVRDERFPALVFLAGGIGITPFRSMVQDLHHKGLGVDVHLFYSNRSIDSAAYHHLFAELAEQTFFTYIPTLNDEPDAAWRGERRILGIELIQSHLTNLNAFAFYLCGPPGLVTDLTNQLHTGGVNKERIFSEFFWGYP